A portion of the Gossypium arboreum isolate Shixiya-1 chromosome 8, ASM2569848v2, whole genome shotgun sequence genome contains these proteins:
- the LOC108463398 gene encoding adenylate isopentenyltransferase 3, chloroplastic-like: MMMTVSMSMCKEMVSLLDISSGVLKSDFFSPRRHKEKVVILMGATGTGKSRLSIDLATRFPAEIINSDKIQVHEGLDIVTNKISEEERCGIPHHLLGVISPNIDFTVTNFVDMASRATASIVSRSQLPIIAGGSNSYIEALVDDERSRFRSKYECCFLWVDVAMPVLHQYVSERVDKMVENGMVDEARSFFDYNANYSKGIRKAIGVPEFDRYFRAEPFLDKRQRAKLLQEAIQEIKRNTCRLACRQLEKIQRLRNKKNWTIHRLDATEVFLRRGKGADEAWEELVADPSTEIVAQFLCDISSGALLSTSPAIEFLVV; the protein is encoded by the coding sequence ATGATGATGACAGTTTCAATGTCAATGTGCAAAGAAATGGTGTCTTTACTGGACATAAGTTCTGGGGTGCTGAAATCGGACTTCTTTAGTCCTAGGAGACATAAAGAAAAGGTTGTGATCCTAATGGGAGCAACCGGAACAGGAAAATCGAGGCTCTCCATTGATCTCGCAACCCGATTCCCAGCAGAAATTATAAATTCGGATAAGATACAAGTCCACGAAGGGCTTGACATAGTTACCAACAAGATCAGTGAGGAAGAACGGTGTGGGATTCCGCACCATTTGTTAGGTGTAATAAGTCCCAACATAGATTTTACAGTGACGAATTTCGTGGACATGGCTTCGCGTGCCACAGCTTCGATCGTGTCCCGCAGCCAGCTTCCGATCATAGCCGGCGGCTCGAATTCATACATTGAGGCTTTGGTCGATGACGAAAGGTCTAGATTCCGGTCGAAATATGAATGTTGTTTCCTTTGGGTAGATGTGGCAATGCCAGTGTTACATCAGTATGTATCAGAGAGAGTAGATAAGATGGTTGAAAATGGGATGGTTGATGAGGCAAGAAGCTTCTTTGATTACAATGCAAATTATTCAAAGGGGATTAGGAAAGCTATCGGAGTCCCCGAATTTGACCGGTACTTCCGAGCCGAACCGTTTTTAGACAAGAGACAACGTGCTAAACTGCTGCAAGAAGCAATCCAAGAAATCAAAAGAAACACTTGCAGATTAGCTTGTCGTCAATTGGAGAAGATTCAGCGGCTGAGGAACAAGAAGAATTGGACGATACACAGGCTCGACGCCACCGAAGTGTTCCTCAGGCGTGGAAAAGGAGCTGATGAGGCTTGGGAAGAGCTTGTAGCTGATCCAAGTACAGAAATAGTAGCACAATTTCTATGTGATATCAGCTCAGGAGCACTGCTCAGTACTAGTCCTGCCATTGAGTTCCTTGTGGTATAA